In the genome of Taurinivorans muris, one region contains:
- the ispE gene encoding 4-(cytidine 5'-diphospho)-2-C-methyl-D-erythritol kinase, with amino-acid sequence MLIKSGCKINLGLKISDKREDGYHNLETVFYPLSMPFDEIHLEKTKETGMKLSCNIPGIDPENNTLTKAYDLYNQYHALDFGLDIRLIKGVPHGAGLGGGSANGAELLKYLQKETGNALPFQTLLEIAAKIGADVPFFLYDTPCKGEGIGEKLTPISLDLTAYSLLLILPDIHISTAWAFKKLAERKKILTSKKEQANKSRSKRLGADFLVNDFETIVFEEYGKLEKTKEILLQQKAVFASLSGTGSALFAFFEEKKHEEQAVSTLLRQDFFHAWKCIRRP; translated from the coding sequence ATGCTCATAAAAAGCGGCTGTAAAATCAATCTCGGTTTGAAAATATCGGATAAAAGAGAAGACGGTTATCATAATCTCGAAACCGTCTTCTATCCCTTGTCCATGCCCTTTGATGAAATCCATCTTGAAAAAACAAAAGAAACGGGCATGAAACTTTCCTGTAACATTCCCGGTATCGACCCTGAAAACAATACGCTTACCAAAGCCTACGACCTTTACAACCAATATCACGCCCTTGATTTCGGACTTGATATCCGGCTGATAAAAGGCGTGCCCCACGGCGCAGGGCTTGGGGGAGGCTCCGCCAATGGCGCGGAACTCCTGAAATATTTGCAGAAAGAAACCGGCAATGCCTTGCCTTTTCAAACACTTCTTGAAATCGCCGCCAAAATCGGCGCGGACGTTCCGTTTTTTCTGTATGACACCCCCTGCAAAGGCGAGGGCATAGGCGAAAAATTAACCCCCATATCCTTGGATCTGACAGCATACTCCCTTTTGCTCATTTTACCCGATATCCATATTTCCACGGCTTGGGCTTTTAAAAAATTAGCCGAGCGAAAAAAAATATTGACAAGCAAAAAAGAACAAGCTAATAAATCACGTTCCAAACGTTTAGGGGCTGATTTTTTGGTCAACGACTTTGAAACCATTGTCTTTGAAGAATACGGAAAATTGGAAAAAACAAAGGAAATCCTGCTTCAGCAGAAAGCGGTTTTCGCTTCCCTGAGCGGCACGGGGTCCGCGCTTTTCGCTTTTTTTGAAGAAAAAAAACATGAGGAGCAAGCCGTGTCAACGCTCTTGCGGCAAGATTTTTTTCATGCATGGAAGTGCATACGCCGCCCATAA
- a CDS encoding ribose-phosphate diphosphokinase produces the protein MYGDMKILTGTANPKLAQDICEHLGCHLTNVLTSEFSDGELRVEIIDSVRGQDVFVVQPTCSPSNKNLMQLCLVLDALKRASAGRITAVVPYFGYARQDRKVSPRAPISAKLVSDFISVAGAQRVVTVDLHAGQIQGFFNCPVDNLYAAPVLLNKLSHIKGELVIVSPDAGGVERARSFAKKVNAGLAIIDKRRDRPNQATATHVIGDVEGKIAILVDDMIDTAGTICAAANVLLENGATEVHACATHPVLSGPAIERLNDSPFKSVLVADTIPLGEKIEKCPKLQVASIASLLAKSIRNIHDGASVSALFN, from the coding sequence ATGTACGGAGATATGAAAATTCTCACAGGTACTGCTAATCCAAAATTAGCCCAAGATATTTGCGAACATCTTGGTTGCCATTTAACAAATGTGTTAACCTCTGAATTTAGCGACGGGGAACTTCGTGTTGAAATTATCGACAGCGTGCGCGGGCAGGATGTTTTTGTCGTCCAGCCTACCTGCAGCCCAAGCAATAAAAATTTAATGCAGTTATGCCTTGTGCTTGACGCATTGAAGCGCGCCAGCGCAGGTCGCATCACCGCTGTTGTTCCTTATTTTGGCTACGCTCGCCAAGATAGGAAGGTTAGCCCCAGGGCTCCTATCAGTGCAAAGCTTGTTTCTGATTTTATCAGTGTCGCAGGCGCCCAACGCGTTGTCACCGTTGATTTGCACGCGGGACAAATTCAAGGTTTTTTCAACTGCCCTGTCGATAACCTGTACGCCGCTCCTGTTCTGCTCAACAAATTATCCCATATCAAAGGGGAATTGGTCATTGTTTCTCCTGATGCGGGCGGTGTGGAAAGAGCCAGAAGTTTTGCAAAAAAAGTAAACGCAGGTCTTGCGATTATTGATAAACGCCGTGATCGTCCGAACCAAGCGACCGCAACCCACGTTATTGGTGATGTTGAAGGAAAAATCGCTATTTTGGTCGATGATATGATTGACACCGCAGGCACAATTTGTGCAGCAGCCAATGTTTTATTGGAAAACGGTGCGACAGAAGTACATGCATGTGCAACCCACCCTGTTTTGTCTGGTCCCGCAATCGAACGCTTGAACGATTCGCCTTTCAAATCAGTGCTTGTTGCCGATACCATTCCTCTTGGCGAAAAAATAGAGAAATGTCCGAAGCTTCAAGTGGCGAGCATTGCAAGTCTTTTGGCGAAAAGTATTCGTAATATTCACGACGGTGCGTCCGTAAGTGCCTTGTTTAACTAA
- a CDS encoding 50S ribosomal protein L25/general stress protein Ctc, whose translation MSEMKTLSVQKRDALGKGPNRRLREEALVPAVYYAPDGKNILVQVALNPLNKIYEQVGRTNVFNLEIEENGTKTAYPVFVWDAQYHPVKNTFTHVDFYGVDLDKEIHVKVRLRFVGTSKGVKAGGKMEVYREEVTLIAKPQDMPRIVDIDITDFEIGTNLRASELKLPEGVRVEYKSDFSILTVMSKDKAKDEGDE comes from the coding sequence ATGTCAGAAATGAAAACACTTTCAGTGCAAAAACGTGATGCCCTTGGAAAAGGTCCTAACCGCCGCTTGCGTGAAGAAGCTCTTGTACCTGCTGTGTACTATGCGCCCGATGGAAAAAATATTTTGGTTCAAGTCGCACTCAATCCGCTTAACAAAATATATGAACAAGTTGGTCGTACCAATGTTTTCAATCTTGAAATCGAAGAAAACGGCACAAAAACAGCATACCCCGTTTTTGTTTGGGACGCTCAATACCACCCTGTGAAAAACACGTTTACGCACGTTGATTTTTACGGCGTCGACCTTGACAAAGAAATCCACGTGAAAGTCCGCCTGCGTTTCGTCGGAACTTCCAAAGGCGTGAAAGCCGGCGGTAAAATGGAAGTTTACCGTGAAGAAGTCACCCTTATTGCAAAACCTCAGGATATGCCAAGGATTGTTGACATTGACATTACCGATTTCGAAATCGGCACCAATCTTCGCGCTTCCGAACTCAAGCTTCCCGAAGGCGTGAGAGTTGAATATAAATCAGATTTCTCCATTCTTACCGTAATGTCAAAAGACAAAGCTAAGGACGAAGGCGATGAATAA
- a CDS encoding sensor domain-containing diguanylate cyclase encodes MEMIILNQSNKITNVLSKLLYKTQALASLIIQNNGEIVNFEKTALAMVDDPAILNVLLAPNGIVSDVYPKAGNEAVLGLNFFSKGAGNKEAIQAKKTGDMVLGGPFPLVQGGEALVGRLPIYLNDGHGNKTFWGLVSVTLKFPQALDGAELNSLGERGLAYEIWRMSPDTGGKQVIASSPFYNSDTPYLEKSLHILNAHWIFRISPIKFWYQYIESWLYIIIGIIGSLLITALIQHAQDLGHIRSQLEDIVYKDSLTGLLNRRGLFETLTALMQKDEPFSLCYLDLNKFKFINDTYGHSTGDNVLLFFSQEIQRYLRAVPNTFARIGGDEFVILFHNETTEEELAKFFEKIHHSLQSATIVNNNDFLISFSTGTACYPRDGKDIDTLINHADKNMYKDKQNSPKRFRGSTRES; translated from the coding sequence ATGGAAATGATCATTCTCAACCAAAGCAATAAAATTACGAATGTCCTTTCCAAACTTCTCTACAAAACACAGGCTCTTGCCTCGCTTATCATTCAAAACAACGGCGAAATAGTGAATTTTGAAAAAACAGCCCTCGCCATGGTGGACGACCCCGCCATTTTGAATGTTTTGCTCGCTCCAAACGGAATTGTCAGCGATGTTTATCCCAAAGCAGGCAACGAAGCGGTGCTTGGGCTGAACTTCTTTTCCAAAGGTGCGGGCAATAAGGAAGCAATACAGGCTAAAAAAACTGGCGATATGGTTTTAGGCGGACCGTTTCCCCTTGTGCAGGGCGGCGAAGCGTTAGTCGGGCGTTTGCCCATTTATCTCAATGACGGGCATGGCAATAAAACATTTTGGGGACTGGTTTCCGTTACCTTAAAATTTCCTCAAGCCTTGGACGGTGCGGAACTCAACAGCCTGGGCGAACGCGGGCTTGCCTATGAAATTTGGAGGATGAGCCCGGATACGGGCGGCAAACAGGTTATTGCGTCAAGTCCGTTTTACAACAGCGACACCCCTTACCTTGAAAAATCGCTGCATATTTTGAATGCCCATTGGATATTCCGCATTTCTCCCATCAAGTTTTGGTATCAATACATCGAATCATGGCTCTATATCATTATCGGCATTATCGGCAGTCTGCTTATCACTGCCCTTATCCAGCATGCGCAGGACCTTGGGCATATCCGCTCGCAGCTGGAAGATATTGTGTATAAGGATTCCTTAACAGGTCTGCTCAACAGGAGGGGCTTGTTTGAAACATTGACGGCACTTATGCAAAAGGATGAACCCTTTTCCCTTTGCTACCTGGATTTGAATAAATTCAAATTCATCAATGATACCTATGGGCACAGTACCGGAGACAACGTACTGCTCTTTTTCTCCCAAGAAATACAGCGGTATCTGCGTGCCGTTCCGAATACGTTCGCACGTATCGGCGGAGATGAATTTGTCATACTTTTCCACAATGAAACAACAGAAGAGGAACTCGCAAAATTCTTTGAAAAAATTCATCATTCTTTACAATCCGCAACAATCGTAAATAATAACGATTTTCTCATTTCTTTCAGCACAGGTACAGCCTGCTATCCCCGCGACGGAAAAGACATTGATACCCTTATCAATCACGCGGATAAAAATATGTATAAGGATAAACAAAATTCCCCAAAAAGGTTTAGAGGCTCAACCAGGGAAAGTTAA
- a CDS encoding chemotaxis protein CheW — MNNITPKSSTPGMPLIVFKVGKMTCAVDGASVISIQRMEEFTLTPHTPDEVFGSINFRNHVISILDLRTVFGLPTRIKEYSDFIKMLDQRKQDHINWVNTLKESVRNNTHFPLATCPHQCAFGKWYDKYDHPNKKIMFHMERIREPHNKLHYAALDVAKIQEKDCPEDEKNEQIQEILRQVENEYMVTVVGLLDSAKTIFKDIYQTMLIVLEDIQQIAIAVDEVVAVTNLEEVVVEKESLMYGSIVQRFLKGKNDDDIIYHLNQEALFKRLMNNMR, encoded by the coding sequence ATGAATAATATCACCCCAAAAAGCAGTACGCCCGGCATGCCGCTTATTGTCTTCAAGGTAGGAAAGATGACTTGTGCGGTTGACGGTGCGAGCGTAATCTCTATTCAAAGAATGGAAGAATTTACACTGACACCGCATACGCCGGATGAAGTATTCGGTTCCATCAATTTCCGCAATCATGTGATATCCATATTGGACTTGCGCACCGTATTTGGTTTACCGACCAGAATAAAGGAATACAGTGATTTTATCAAAATGCTGGATCAAAGAAAACAAGACCATATCAACTGGGTGAATACTCTGAAGGAATCCGTCAGAAACAATACCCATTTTCCTCTTGCCACATGTCCTCATCAGTGCGCTTTTGGCAAATGGTATGATAAATACGATCATCCGAACAAAAAGATAATGTTCCATATGGAAAGAATCAGGGAACCGCACAACAAATTGCACTACGCGGCTCTCGATGTTGCCAAGATTCAGGAAAAAGACTGTCCTGAAGATGAAAAAAATGAACAAATTCAGGAAATTCTTCGTCAGGTGGAGAATGAATACATGGTTACTGTTGTCGGCTTGCTTGATTCCGCCAAGACAATATTCAAAGATATATATCAGACCATGCTCATCGTACTTGAAGACATACAACAGATAGCTATTGCGGTAGACGAAGTTGTTGCTGTGACAAACCTTGAAGAAGTTGTTGTGGAAAAAGAAAGCTTGATGTACGGCTCCATAGTCCAACGATTTCTGAAAGGAAAAAACGATGATGACATCATTTATCATCTGAATCAGGAAGCATTATTCAAAAGACTCATGAATAACATGCGGTAA
- a CDS encoding flagellar hook-basal body complex protein, protein MSVTSTLWTGVSGLLAHGEKMNVVGNNIANINTVGFKSQRMDFADFVYQDAHSLAGQTQIGRGVKVGTIIGNFHQGPFESTTNATDLAIEGRGFFQVQAVGSDETYYTRAGNFTFDKEGYLKDPNGFALQGWRIDNSGGVMQATGGNAQMVNAAKGSTSPIKGSGVPTDIQLDTFTVFPQQTTKMDFKVQLPKSGGDNAVNTENPFAALFKQWNGNDVERANNVPPLAQTSYAEQTTMQIFDEAGVKHTVTVYFDKVSSTDYEGGASGEEIWEYIVTMDPAEDKRQFFDTATGELKNVNATSAGGLLMAGTLTFNSAGAIVNQSAYTWGGTQTPEKNPGSFESIADPAGGLNNLDVISLDPTDMNNWEPAPVSSSGYPIVVPNFSGILDAQTSGTQNGAKYNTEINFGLRASNLSQPWSSQGSLADLNVDAYVFNNAYKANDPSTGSEFILLNQTYDASLDDKWNINTGRYDVSGLSLWGTVPADTNTLLTNIQGDATAAIQYKAGGTVTIADMWRSLELYNVQTVKVKAGNYVDNAGNQGTQDITIDLRNGTATLADGTTATLGTDISFTDPGTLAAVSNAITNAVQKASPKNLYMYSAADPANANLLADFTEPAVIEAYASTNLDGAFSSSNAQNGYGFGDLTSWEVDSDGILNGVYSNGVTLPLWQITMYDFVNTQGLRREGNNLYSETRASGYPKMGAAGNSGLGDIASYTLEQSNVDLATEMVYMISTQRGYQSNSKMVTTVDTMLETVINMKR, encoded by the coding sequence ATGAGCGTAACTTCAACATTATGGACTGGTGTTTCCGGTCTTTTGGCTCACGGTGAAAAGATGAACGTTGTCGGTAACAACATCGCCAACATAAACACAGTAGGTTTCAAAAGCCAGCGCATGGACTTCGCAGACTTTGTTTATCAGGATGCGCACAGTCTTGCAGGTCAGACCCAAATCGGCCGAGGCGTAAAGGTTGGCACCATTATCGGCAACTTCCACCAAGGTCCTTTTGAAAGCACGACAAACGCAACCGACCTCGCCATCGAAGGCAGAGGATTTTTCCAAGTGCAGGCTGTCGGTTCCGATGAAACATACTACACAAGGGCCGGTAACTTTACTTTTGACAAGGAAGGTTACTTGAAAGACCCCAACGGTTTTGCTTTGCAAGGCTGGAGAATTGACAACTCCGGCGGCGTCATGCAGGCGACCGGCGGTAACGCCCAAATGGTTAACGCTGCAAAAGGTTCTACTTCCCCCATCAAAGGTTCAGGCGTTCCGACTGATATTCAGCTTGATACCTTCACAGTTTTCCCGCAACAAACCACAAAAATGGACTTCAAGGTTCAGCTTCCGAAATCCGGCGGCGATAACGCCGTCAATACCGAAAACCCCTTTGCCGCCCTCTTTAAGCAATGGAACGGCAATGATGTGGAACGTGCCAACAATGTTCCTCCTCTTGCCCAGACTTCCTATGCGGAACAGACAACCATGCAGATTTTCGATGAAGCGGGCGTAAAACACACTGTTACCGTATATTTTGATAAGGTTTCAAGCACCGATTACGAAGGCGGCGCTTCCGGTGAGGAAATTTGGGAATATATCGTAACCATGGACCCTGCCGAAGACAAAAGACAATTCTTTGATACGGCAACCGGTGAATTGAAAAACGTGAACGCAACTTCTGCAGGCGGACTTCTCATGGCGGGCACGCTCACATTCAACTCCGCAGGCGCCATTGTGAACCAATCAGCCTACACATGGGGCGGAACGCAAACTCCCGAAAAGAACCCGGGTTCTTTTGAATCCATAGCCGACCCTGCGGGCGGATTGAATAACTTGGATGTTATCAGCCTTGACCCGACAGATATGAACAACTGGGAACCCGCTCCCGTTTCCAGCAGCGGTTATCCGATCGTCGTCCCGAACTTCAGCGGTATTTTGGACGCTCAGACTTCCGGAACCCAAAACGGCGCAAAATACAATACGGAAATCAACTTCGGTCTTCGTGCAAGCAACCTTTCCCAACCTTGGTCTTCTCAAGGCAGTCTCGCCGACCTCAACGTTGATGCATATGTTTTCAATAATGCCTATAAAGCGAACGATCCTTCAACCGGTTCGGAATTCATTCTCCTGAATCAAACGTATGACGCTTCATTGGACGACAAATGGAATATCAATACCGGCCGTTATGATGTCAGCGGATTGAGCCTGTGGGGAACTGTTCCAGCCGATACGAATACATTGTTAACAAATATTCAGGGCGATGCCACGGCGGCTATCCAGTACAAGGCTGGCGGAACGGTTACCATTGCCGATATGTGGAGAAGCCTCGAATTGTATAATGTTCAGACGGTAAAAGTTAAAGCAGGCAATTATGTGGATAACGCAGGCAATCAGGGAACACAGGACATCACTATTGATTTGAGAAACGGAACGGCAACTCTTGCTGACGGAACGACGGCAACTCTTGGCACGGATATCAGCTTTACCGACCCGGGCACTTTAGCGGCAGTGTCAAATGCCATTACAAACGCCGTGCAAAAAGCTTCTCCGAAGAATTTGTATATGTATTCCGCCGCGGATCCGGCCAACGCCAACCTTTTAGCTGATTTCACAGAACCTGCCGTGATTGAAGCTTATGCTTCCACCAACCTTGACGGTGCTTTCTCAAGCTCCAACGCTCAAAACGGTTACGGTTTCGGTGACCTCACAAGCTGGGAAGTCGATTCCGACGGTATATTGAACGGCGTTTATTCAAACGGCGTAACCCTTCCCCTTTGGCAAATCACCATGTATGACTTTGTGAACACCCAAGGCCTGCGCCGCGAAGGCAACAACCTTTATTCCGAAACAAGAGCTTCCGGCTATCCTAAAATGGGTGCCGCAGGCAACAGCGGCTTAGGCGATATAGCAAGTTACACCCTTGAACAATCCAACGTCGACCTTGCCACAGAAATGGTTTACATGATTTCAACCCAGCGCGGTTACCAATCAAACAGCAAAATGGTCACAACGGTTGACACCATGCTTGAAACCGTTATCAACATGAAGAGATAA
- a CDS encoding flagellar hook capping FlgD N-terminal domain-containing protein encodes MSNVGGNTALDSAYNNSGENNKKTGKSDLDKEAFLMLLVTQFQYQDPLNPMEDKEFIAQLAQFSALEQSMQTNENITNLINETAMQTSISITNYIGKEVSARGYGISKSGDDVSLIQFAGSEEMASCSINILDASGNIIRTVNLGAQSAGIHDFVWDGKKTDGSNAPDGTYTVALTGKNSAGDMVYIDTSVSGRVTGTSSYNGQYYLSLTGGRSVLLSNVREVLEATNTGSATQGKDYIGSDGDDYIVGEEGAIDTISAGAGNDIIVYDSFDKLVDGGEGFDFLIANGELQDNYQHIEAVIRGADAAGMQSMNALEKLGVTITDGKLDMTAASWQNNWKDAGKNQWTYTGDKKITIEILDTSKVIESSGGTAEPAAFFARNAAPQQKTFSQALADGLKNAAPATAPTLKQKASSAINNYMQGLISQ; translated from the coding sequence ATGAGTAACGTTGGCGGCAACACAGCATTGGACAGCGCATACAACAATTCTGGTGAGAATAATAAGAAAACCGGTAAGTCCGACCTTGATAAGGAAGCTTTCTTGATGTTGCTTGTCACGCAATTCCAATATCAGGATCCGCTGAACCCTATGGAAGATAAGGAATTTATCGCGCAATTGGCGCAATTCTCCGCATTGGAACAATCCATGCAAACCAATGAGAACATCACCAATCTGATAAATGAAACGGCGATGCAGACTTCAATCAGCATTACCAATTACATCGGTAAGGAAGTTTCTGCCCGCGGTTACGGCATCAGCAAGTCCGGCGATGATGTTTCTCTCATTCAATTTGCAGGCAGCGAAGAAATGGCTTCCTGTTCCATCAATATCCTGGACGCTTCCGGAAATATCATCCGTACCGTAAATTTAGGCGCGCAGTCCGCAGGTATTCATGATTTCGTATGGGACGGCAAGAAGACCGACGGTTCCAATGCTCCTGACGGTACCTATACCGTGGCTCTTACCGGCAAGAACAGCGCGGGCGACATGGTTTATATCGATACTTCAGTATCAGGCCGCGTTACCGGCACAAGTTCTTATAACGGTCAATACTATTTGAGCCTCACAGGCGGAAGATCCGTTCTTTTGAGCAATGTGCGCGAAGTTCTTGAAGCAACAAACACGGGTTCTGCAACGCAAGGAAAAGATTATATCGGTTCTGACGGTGACGATTACATCGTCGGTGAAGAAGGCGCCATAGATACCATTTCAGCGGGCGCAGGCAACGATATTATTGTTTACGACAGTTTCGACAAGCTTGTGGACGGCGGCGAAGGTTTCGACTTCCTCATTGCAAACGGCGAACTGCAAGACAACTACCAACATATTGAAGCCGTTATCCGCGGTGCTGACGCGGCAGGTATGCAAAGCATGAACGCTCTTGAAAAGCTTGGTGTGACCATTACGGACGGCAAGCTCGATATGACTGCCGCAAGCTGGCAAAACAACTGGAAAGACGCAGGCAAGAACCAATGGACCTATACGGGTGATAAGAAAATAACCATTGAAATCTTGGATACTTCAAAGGTGATTGAAAGTTCCGGCGGAACTGCCGAACCTGCTGCTTTTTTTGCAAGAAATGCGGCTCCGCAGCAAAAGACTTTCAGCCAAGCCCTTGCCGACGGATTGAAAAACGCAGCGCCGGCAACAGCTCCGACTTTGAAGCAAAAGGCCTCAAGCGCAATCAACAATTATATGCAAGGCTTAATCAGCCAGTAA
- a CDS encoding flagellar hook-length control protein FliK — MQLMPISTDTVNTETIFTDYTAQGNSMSNFSNELDSALSEADSGGERYAKRDKDDDSSHGDEEKNSPYSVKAEIYSFFAPQEPRFNQEELTKLAQAFQNDNVCMEAQNALADIMNSPTGPTLKDLLSVLSQSTKGGNAALDTNEIAYLQNLAGRANPNQPTVLYDSIRFQDSLSGMKNFLASIKQNPTTLSKEELSALGKALGLPEDMQKAMQQTLASFDKNKPLSNTQVDAIFKDAQALLETKTNDFAVMKKSLEQNLKPLYESAQKREAEERRALMLENKEVLYSKTLIEDTVITKVMGEDLNRSTVNGRKLEEKDSRNKSAQAQKPVQNNQDTETAQHSSVKQNAAAVPQNEAEPGIVTKQADSLSDTDVLAEAKQENSLIANIVRDERDAAAKAEDKFFAGKTEEKEQSREQAERFSPVEAVKNTQENKKEHSDTFSGSRNEEHSAERMAGMAGAQNVQAGPVFENVQTANFSDTAENLRTQVQDTVLTMMKSGAKRLEVSLNPVELGQMAVVLTMKNGEINAVIQADKAESASLINQQLDTIRQELENQGFKVENIDVEVGLSNHSDSQTGQNWESMQQHNSEQAFRENLQNLNYLRALARKNSSSEDSLAHNMHNMGSITAGKENTSLQGLHIIA; from the coding sequence ATGCAATTAATGCCTATTTCAACCGATACCGTGAATACTGAAACGATTTTTACCGATTATACGGCTCAAGGCAATTCAATGTCTAATTTTTCCAATGAGTTAGACAGCGCGTTATCTGAAGCGGACAGCGGCGGGGAACGTTATGCAAAGCGTGATAAGGATGATGATTCCTCTCATGGTGATGAGGAAAAAAATTCTCCTTATTCCGTGAAAGCGGAAATTTATTCCTTTTTTGCTCCGCAAGAACCCCGTTTCAATCAAGAGGAATTGACCAAGCTGGCACAGGCGTTTCAAAATGACAATGTTTGCATGGAAGCTCAAAACGCTTTGGCTGATATTATGAACAGCCCGACCGGTCCCACGCTGAAAGACCTGCTTTCCGTTCTTTCGCAAAGCACAAAGGGCGGAAATGCGGCGCTTGACACAAATGAAATCGCTTATCTGCAAAATTTGGCAGGCAGGGCAAACCCCAATCAGCCGACAGTATTGTACGACAGTATCCGCTTTCAGGACTCTCTTTCCGGTATGAAGAACTTTCTCGCTTCCATTAAGCAAAATCCCACAACCCTGAGCAAGGAAGAACTTTCAGCTCTCGGCAAGGCGCTGGGGCTTCCGGAAGATATGCAAAAGGCTATGCAGCAAACCCTTGCTTCGTTTGACAAGAATAAGCCGTTATCAAACACGCAGGTGGACGCGATATTTAAGGACGCGCAGGCGTTATTGGAAACAAAGACCAATGATTTTGCGGTAATGAAGAAAAGCTTGGAGCAAAACCTCAAGCCTTTGTATGAATCCGCCCAAAAGAGAGAGGCGGAGGAACGCCGCGCTTTGATGTTGGAAAATAAGGAAGTCTTATATTCAAAGACTCTTATTGAAGATACGGTCATTACCAAGGTCATGGGCGAAGATTTAAACCGCAGTACGGTAAACGGCAGAAAACTCGAGGAAAAGGACAGCCGGAACAAGTCCGCCCAAGCGCAAAAGCCCGTTCAAAATAATCAGGATACGGAGACTGCGCAACATTCTTCCGTAAAGCAAAATGCGGCAGCTGTCCCGCAAAATGAAGCGGAACCGGGCATTGTGACCAAGCAAGCCGACAGCCTGAGCGATACCGATGTGCTTGCGGAAGCGAAGCAGGAAAACTCGCTCATCGCCAATATAGTGCGTGATGAACGGGATGCGGCGGCAAAGGCAGAAGATAAGTTTTTTGCCGGCAAGACGGAAGAAAAGGAACAAAGCAGGGAACAGGCGGAACGCTTCAGTCCTGTTGAAGCGGTAAAAAATACTCAGGAAAACAAGAAAGAACATTCCGATACGTTTTCCGGCAGCAGGAATGAAGAGCACAGCGCGGAAAGAATGGCGGGCATGGCAGGTGCACAAAATGTGCAGGCAGGTCCGGTTTTTGAAAACGTGCAGACTGCAAATTTTTCCGATACGGCTGAAAACTTACGCACGCAAGTGCAGGATACCGTGCTGACCATGATGAAGAGCGGCGCGAAGCGTTTGGAAGTTTCTTTAAATCCTGTGGAACTTGGACAAATGGCTGTTGTGCTTACCATGAAGAACGGGGAAATTAATGCCGTTATCCAAGCGGACAAGGCGGAAAGCGCCTCCCTTATCAACCAGCAGTTGGACACTATCCGCCAAGAGCTTGAAAATCAAGGCTTCAAGGTTGAAAACATCGATGTGGAAGTGGGGCTTTCCAACCATTCAGACAGCCAGACAGGGCAAAATTGGGAAAGCATGCAGCAACACAACAGCGAACAGGCTTTTAGGGAAAATCTTCAAAATCTCAATTACTTACGTGCGTTAGCAAGGAAAAACTCTTCCAGTGAAGATAGTTTGGCACACAATATGCATAATATGGGAAGTATAACGGCCGGAAAGGAAAATACTTCCTTGCAAGGTCTTCATATTATAGCTTAG